The following coding sequences lie in one Anguilla anguilla isolate fAngAng1 chromosome 14, fAngAng1.pri, whole genome shotgun sequence genomic window:
- the LOC118212720 gene encoding uracil nucleotide/cysteinyl leukotriene receptor-like, protein MENFNTSILYIHKPSNSSSGRGDLTLYEQCKDMPAAVIFYLTLQFINLFLGMPANLMVLWLLHKNKGDSSSSDIFILHLAILDTLFCLLPPLELANKLFLTISSTWYILLFFYGVKDSSPLFLSCICLDRYMAVLHPITFTELKDRSHRAVCAAVVWLITLAYAAAKCVGNIPNFEKAFTVMILAAFTIMLFCNVAILNALRKSGPGRDEMHPVKKRAFKMVLIIQAIVVFNYFPPVALFPFQDYFSQDVFQCCVRFAAYGFMDISSSIQPVLYLSREKIPSILYCCCKDRDPGNSTDTC, encoded by the coding sequence ATGGAGAACTTCAACACCTCAATCCTCTACATCCATAAGCCATCGAACAGCAGCAGTGGGAGGGGTGACCTTACCTTGTACGAGCAGTGTAAGGACATGCCCGCCGCCGTGATCTTTTATCTCACCTTGCAGTTCATCAACCTGTTCCTGGGAATGCCCGCTAACCTGATGGTGCTGTGGCTCCTGCACAAGAACAAGGGGGACTCCTCCAGCTCTGACATCTTCATCCTCCACCTGGCCATCCTTGATACCCTCTTCTGCCTCCTACCACCCCTGGAGCTGGCCAACAAACTCTTCCTCACCATCAGCAGCACCTGGTACATACTGCTGTTCTTCTACGGGGTGAAAGACTCTTCGccgctcttcctctcctgcatCTGCTTGGACCGCTACATGGCCGTCCTGCACCCAATCACCTTCACCGAGCTGAAGGACCGTAGCCACCGTGCGGTCTGCGCTGCTGTGGTGTGGCTGATCACCCTGGCCTACGCCGCGGCCAAGTGCGTGGGCAACATCCCCAACTTTGAGAAGGCCTTCACCGTCATGATCCTGGCAGCTTTTACCATCATGCTCTTCTGCAACGTGGCCATCCTGAACGCGCTCCGCAAGTCAGGCCCTGGCCGTGATGAGATGCACCCCGTCAAGAAGAGGGCCTTCAAAATGGTGCTCATCATCCAGGCCATTGTAGTCTTCAACTACTTCCCACCTGTAGCGCTCTTCCCCTTTCAGGACTACTTTTCCCAAGATGTGTTCCAATGCTGCGTCAGATTTGCAGCTTATGGCTTCATGgacatcagcagcagcattcAGCCCGTTCTCTACCTCTCCCGGGAGAAGATTCCCAGCATCCTTTATTGCTGCTGTAAGGATCGAGACCCAGGAAACTCCACTGATACATGCTGA
- the LOC118212718 gene encoding proteinase-activated receptor 3-like, giving the protein MEIFYFNSSSVYIHKLSNSSGGGGGITPYEQCKDMPAALIFYLTLQSINLFLGIPANLMVLWLLHKNKRDSSTSDIFILHLAILDTVFCLLPPLELVNQVFLTITSAWHVLLFFYGVKDSSLLFLSCICMDRYMAVLHPITFTELKDRNHRVVCASALWLFTLTYAAAKGVNSIPHFEKLFIAMILAAFAFMLFCNAAILNALRKSGPGRDEMHPVKKRAFKMVLIILAIIVCNYFPPVVVFPFKEHFSQDVFHCYIKFVAFGCMDISSSIQPLLYLSREIPSFQCCCRKDQDSGKSTGPC; this is encoded by the coding sequence ATGGAGATCTTCTACTTCAACTCCTCCAGCGTCTACATCCATAAGCTGTCAAACAgcagtggtggaggtggtggcaTTACCCCGTACGAGCAGTGTAAGGACATGCCCGCCGCCCTGATATTTTATCTCACCTTGCAGTCCATCaacctgttcctggggatccCTGCTAACCTGATGGTGCTGTGGCTTCTGCACAAGAACAAGAGGGACTCCTCCACCTCTGACATTTTCATCCTCCACCTGGCCATACTGGATACCGTCTTCTGTCTCCTCCCACCCCTGGAACTGGTCAACCAAGTTTTCCTCACCATCACCAGCGCCTGGCATGTGCTGCTCTTCTTCTATGGGGTGAAAGACTCTTCgctgctcttcctctcctgcatCTGCATGGATCGCTACATGGCCGTCCTGCACCCAATCACTTTCACCGAGCTGAAGGACCGAAACCACCGTGTGGTGTGCGCTAGTGCACTGTGGCTGTTCACCCTGACCTACGCGGCGGCAAAGGGTGTGAACAGCATCCCACACTTCGAGAAGCTCTTCATCGCCATGATCCTCGCAGCTTTTGCCTTCATGCTCTTCTGCAACGCGGCCATCCTGAACGCGCTCCGCAAGTCGGGCCCTGGCCGCGACGAGATGCATCCAGTCAAGAAGAGGGCCTTCAAGATGGTGCTCATCATCCTGGCCATCATCGTCTGCAACTACTTCCCACCTGTAGTGGTCTTCCCATTTAAGGAGCATTTCTCCCAAGATGTGTTCCACTGTTACATCAAATTTGTAGCTTTTGGTTGCATGgacatcagcagcagcattcAACCCCTTCTCTACCTCTCCCGGGAGATTCCCAGTTTCCAATGCTGTTGCCGTAAGGATCAAGACTCAGGAAAGTCCACAGGTCCATGCTGA